A single window of Undibacterium sp. 5I1 DNA harbors:
- the fdxA gene encoding ferredoxin FdxA — protein sequence MTHVVTESCIRCRYTDCVDVCPVDCFRAGPNFLVIDPDECIDCAVCVAECPVNAIYAEEDVPADQQQFIKINADLIRTWPSITKTTSPLPDADDWKDVKDKLQFLTR from the coding sequence ATGACCCACGTTGTGACCGAATCCTGCATCCGCTGCCGCTATACCGATTGCGTTGATGTTTGCCCAGTAGACTGCTTCCGTGCAGGCCCTAACTTCCTGGTGATTGATCCGGATGAATGCATAGACTGCGCAGTATGCGTTGCAGAATGCCCAGTTAACGCGATATATGCAGAAGAAGACGTGCCGGCAGATCAACAGCAGTTCATCAAGATCAATGCAGATCTGATCCGCACCTGGCCATCAATTACCAAAACAACCAGTCCTCTGCCAGATGCAGATGACTGGAAAGATGTCAAAGATAAATTGCAATTTTTGACGCGCTAA
- a CDS encoding D-glycerate dehydrogenase, producing MKPSILVSRAIFPDVLEQLSTYFEVESNQDDHIFSAQELAEKLNGKQGLLCTGSAKINEALLTQLPDLKMVAQMAVGYDNIDVAACTAHRVMVSNTPDVLNETTADFGWALLMATARRVTEAEHWLRAGKWTKWRYDGFLGADVHGATLGIIGMGRIGQAIARRSMGFDMKVIYHNRSRLSTEQEAHANNASYVSKEDLLRTADHVMLVLPYSAASHHTIGAAEIAMMKPTATLVNLARGGIVDDAALIAALRNKTIAAAGLDVFENEPKFNPNLLNLENVVLTPHIASASEATRRAMANCAASNLVAALSKQRPPNLLNPDAIAGMLA from the coding sequence ATGAAACCTTCCATCTTAGTCTCACGAGCAATTTTTCCAGACGTGTTAGAGCAGTTATCTACGTATTTTGAGGTTGAATCAAATCAGGATGATCATATTTTTTCAGCACAGGAATTGGCTGAAAAGTTAAACGGAAAGCAGGGCTTGTTATGTACTGGTAGCGCCAAAATTAACGAAGCCTTATTGACCCAATTGCCTGACTTAAAAATGGTGGCGCAGATGGCAGTTGGTTACGACAATATTGATGTTGCTGCTTGCACGGCACATCGCGTCATGGTGAGTAATACGCCGGATGTATTAAACGAAACTACCGCCGATTTTGGCTGGGCATTGTTGATGGCGACAGCTCGTCGCGTGACAGAGGCAGAGCATTGGCTACGCGCTGGCAAATGGACTAAGTGGCGCTATGATGGCTTTTTGGGCGCTGATGTGCACGGCGCTACTCTGGGAATCATTGGCATGGGCAGAATAGGGCAGGCGATCGCTCGGCGCTCCATGGGGTTTGATATGAAGGTGATTTACCATAATCGTTCGCGTCTGAGCACAGAACAAGAGGCGCATGCAAACAACGCTAGCTATGTCAGTAAAGAGGATTTGTTGAGGACTGCAGATCATGTGATGCTGGTGTTACCTTACTCAGCTGCGTCACATCACACCATCGGTGCCGCCGAGATAGCGATGATGAAGCCAACTGCAACGCTAGTCAACCTGGCGCGTGGCGGGATAGTGGATGATGCGGCCTTGATTGCAGCCTTGCGTAACAAGACGATTGCGGCGGCAGGTTTAGACGTGTTTGAGAATGAGCCGAAATTTAATCCCAACTTATTAAATCTGGAGAATGTAGTCCTCACACCGCATATCGCCAGTGCATCAGAGGCCACCAGGAGGGCGATGGCGAATTGTGCGGCGAGTAATTTGGTCGCTGCTTTGAGTAAGCAACGACCACCTAACTTACTGAATCCTGATGCGATTGCTGGAATGCTTGCCTAA
- a CDS encoding GNAT family N-acetyltransferase, whose protein sequence is MHISTDKSALNIPLIHDFLSQHAAWAKGIPLATVQRSIQHSFCFGGYLEGEQVAFARVVTDHATFAYLVDVFVVPEQRSKGYSKLLIQAVIEHSELQGLRRFMLASSDARGLYQKFGFQAPAKPEILMEINRPNLYLTQQVDK, encoded by the coding sequence ATGCATATTTCCACCGACAAATCCGCGCTGAACATTCCCCTGATTCATGATTTTTTGTCGCAGCATGCGGCGTGGGCCAAGGGGATTCCTCTAGCCACGGTGCAGCGATCGATTCAACATTCATTTTGTTTTGGCGGCTATCTTGAAGGTGAACAAGTCGCTTTTGCCCGCGTCGTGACTGACCACGCTACTTTTGCCTACCTGGTAGATGTATTTGTCGTGCCAGAACAGCGCAGCAAAGGGTATAGCAAACTGCTGATTCAAGCCGTTATAGAACATAGCGAGCTTCAAGGTTTGCGTCGATTTATGCTAGCGAGCAGTGATGCGCGCGGGCTGTATCAAAAGTTTGGATTTCAGGCACCCGCCAAACCTGAGATTCTGATGGAAATCAACCGCCCTAATCTCTATCTCACCCAACAAGTGGACAAATAA
- a CDS encoding acyl-CoA-binding protein, producing the protein MSLQEQFLQASADSKNLPERPDNMTLLKIYGLFKQGSAGDATGDRPGMTDFVGRAKFDAWQALAGTLQEDAMQQYIDLINGLKD; encoded by the coding sequence ATGAGCCTGCAAGAACAATTTCTCCAAGCGTCAGCCGATTCAAAAAATTTGCCAGAGCGCCCTGACAACATGACGCTGCTAAAAATTTATGGCCTGTTCAAACAAGGCAGCGCAGGTGATGCAACTGGTGATCGTCCTGGTATGACTGACTTTGTGGGCCGTGCCAAATTTGATGCATGGCAAGCACTGGCAGGCACCTTACAAGAAGACGCGATGCAGCAATATATTGATCTGATCAATGGCCTGAAAGATTAA
- a CDS encoding UPF0149 family protein, with translation MHLDEPLSDKEFNELDKFLMSDRVGDDGMTMDALHGYLTAIAIGPEMIPMNEWLPLVWGLPDQAEPKFKTPKEMERITTLIARFMNEIQITFEVAPQEFEPLFCVMEQDGKELIDGETWAWGFWEGMQLREDEWEPIWESAIAPLLNPIYLLGAEEIEEEEVKLVDTPQKCHLLAIELEAAIPEIRRFWAPLRKSGVATVKRESPKVGRNDPCPCGSGKKFKACCGAEPTIH, from the coding sequence ATGCACCTCGACGAACCCCTCAGCGACAAAGAATTTAACGAACTGGACAAATTTTTGATGTCCGACCGTGTAGGCGACGACGGCATGACCATGGATGCCTTGCATGGCTACCTGACCGCCATTGCCATCGGACCAGAAATGATCCCGATGAACGAATGGTTGCCGCTGGTCTGGGGCTTGCCCGACCAAGCAGAACCAAAGTTTAAAACGCCAAAAGAAATGGAACGCATCACCACGCTGATCGCCCGTTTTATGAATGAAATCCAGATCACATTTGAAGTCGCGCCGCAAGAGTTTGAACCCCTGTTTTGCGTCATGGAGCAAGATGGCAAAGAGTTGATTGATGGCGAAACATGGGCCTGGGGCTTTTGGGAAGGCATGCAATTGCGCGAGGATGAGTGGGAGCCAATCTGGGAATCCGCTATCGCGCCCTTGCTCAATCCTATCTATTTACTCGGCGCAGAAGAGATCGAAGAAGAGGAAGTGAAGCTGGTGGATACGCCGCAAAAATGTCACCTGCTCGCCATCGAACTGGAGGCGGCTATCCCGGAAATCCGCCGCTTCTGGGCACCATTACGGAAATCAGGCGTGGCGACAGTCAAGCGTGAGAGTCCGAAAGTAGGTCGCAATGATCCCTGCCCTTGTGGCAGCGGTAAAAAGTTCAAAGCTTGTTGTGGCGCTGAACCGACGATACATTGA
- a CDS encoding serine/threonine protein kinase, with the protein MSTSISPNNSITPDLDDDDDRQPDFLLEEASDHSLSSDATTHAFAGLTPECALDALHAAGFQCDGRLLALNSYENRVYQLGMEDGPPLIAKFYRPQRWTDAAILEEHQFVRELAAQEIPVVPALVSADGQSLHQYQEFRFSVFPRQGGRAPELDQPQTLEWLGRFIGRIHAVGAQQTYQHRPGLNLDTFGHVPRAYLLEYAGMPRDLLAAYTSVTQLVLDGVAQAFERAGQVSQIRLHGDCHIGNVLWTDTGPHFVDFDDSRMGPAIQDLWLLLSGTRAEMTAQLSDIIFGYEDFFEFQPRQLHLIEALRSLRMLHYSAWLAQRWDDPAFKQAFPWFNTQRYWQDRILELREQVALMDEPPLVV; encoded by the coding sequence ATGAGCACATCAATTTCTCCCAATAATTCAATTACCCCCGATCTGGATGATGATGACGATCGCCAGCCTGATTTTTTGCTGGAAGAGGCATCAGATCACTCCTTATCCTCCGACGCCACCACTCATGCTTTCGCCGGACTCACGCCTGAATGTGCGCTGGACGCTTTACATGCGGCAGGTTTTCAATGCGACGGTCGCTTACTAGCGCTAAACAGCTATGAAAACCGTGTATATCAGTTAGGAATGGAGGACGGGCCGCCCTTGATCGCCAAGTTTTATCGCCCGCAACGCTGGACCGATGCTGCGATTTTGGAGGAGCATCAGTTTGTTCGTGAATTAGCTGCGCAAGAAATCCCGGTCGTACCTGCCTTGGTATCTGCGGATGGCCAAAGCCTGCATCAGTATCAAGAATTTCGGTTTTCGGTTTTCCCTAGGCAAGGAGGGCGAGCGCCGGAGTTGGATCAGCCGCAAACGCTGGAGTGGCTGGGGCGGTTTATCGGACGTATCCATGCGGTAGGTGCGCAGCAGACTTATCAGCACCGACCTGGCTTAAACCTCGATACTTTTGGTCATGTGCCAAGAGCCTATTTATTGGAATATGCCGGCATGCCGCGTGATTTATTGGCGGCCTATACCAGCGTCACGCAATTGGTGTTGGACGGCGTAGCGCAGGCATTTGAGCGGGCAGGGCAAGTCAGCCAGATTCGTTTGCACGGCGATTGCCATATCGGTAATGTTTTGTGGACGGATACCGGTCCGCATTTTGTGGATTTTGACGATAGCCGCATGGGGCCGGCGATACAGGATTTGTGGTTATTATTATCAGGTACGCGAGCAGAGATGACGGCTCAGCTAAGTGACATCATATTTGGCTATGAAGATTTTTTTGAATTCCAGCCACGTCAGTTGCATCTGATTGAGGCGCTGCGGAGTTTGCGTATGTTGCACTACTCCGCCTGGCTGGCACAGCGTTGGGATGATCCGGCATTCAAGCAAGCCTTCCCTTGGTTCAATACCCAGCGTTATTGGCAAGACCGGATTTTAGAATTACGAGAGCAAGTTGCCTTGATGGATGAACCGCCGCTGGTAGTTTAA
- the rpiA gene encoding ribose-5-phosphate isomerase RpiA, giving the protein MTQDELKQAVAQAAIQYVVEDSIVGVGTGSTANFFIDELAKIKHKIKGAVASSEATAARLRSHGISVFDLNNVTSMPVYIDGADEITPQGAMIKGGGAALTREKIVASVADKFICIADGSKLVDLLGKFPLPIEVIPMAQAVVVRKLNALGGEARLRLKDGVPLLTDNGNIIIDVHGLQIADPVAMEAAMNNIVGVVTVGLFAQQGANVCLLGTAEGVKTLNF; this is encoded by the coding sequence ATGACTCAGGACGAACTTAAACAAGCCGTAGCCCAAGCCGCTATTCAGTACGTTGTAGAAGATAGTATTGTCGGTGTCGGTACTGGCTCTACTGCCAATTTTTTCATTGATGAATTGGCTAAGATCAAACATAAAATCAAGGGCGCAGTCGCCTCGTCAGAAGCAACCGCAGCCCGTTTACGCAGTCATGGGATTAGCGTATTTGATTTGAATAATGTCACCTCCATGCCGGTATATATTGATGGTGCGGATGAAATTACACCCCAAGGTGCAATGATCAAGGGTGGCGGTGCGGCTCTGACTCGCGAAAAAATTGTTGCTTCAGTTGCGGACAAATTTATCTGTATCGCCGATGGTTCTAAGCTGGTCGATTTGCTGGGTAAATTTCCACTACCAATCGAAGTGATCCCTATGGCGCAAGCCGTCGTTGTTCGCAAGCTTAATGCCCTCGGTGGCGAAGCGCGGCTACGCTTAAAAGATGGCGTGCCTTTGCTAACGGATAACGGCAATATCATCATCGACGTGCATGGCTTGCAAATTGCCGATCCGGTAGCGATGGAGGCGGCTATGAATAATATCGTCGGTGTGGTGACAGTCGGTTTGTTTGCGCAACAAGGCGCGAATGTCTGCTTGTTGGGTACGGCTGAAGGTGTTAAAACGCTGAATTTTTAA
- a CDS encoding S53 family peptidase has translation MKRSSFKLKSNTKNSSLLTIGSLLVTCVASLLTACGGANDSASTNAPTSAQSSIQIAPLVATGTTTLQVDVPNLPDAAAMQIAQPAFHLAPVLLNTPEFEDSAVSALSAPHTQAIPTEFKNLSTRRLTVSAMEIVRDLHNRNMETQTQSQLQSTVDSSTVSPAAATTAVSTYTPAQIRAAYGLPAIPATTNALTPAQAAQLGAGQTIYIVDAMHDPNVAAELTTFNQKFGLPACTTKTISATTALPLATASASSCEFAVVYNTASGTLTATAPAYDSGWATEIALDVQWAHATAPLARIILIEAVDASLNSLIGGVKLANAMGPGVVSMSFGATEGNWTGSVDAAFAAANMTYLAATGDSGAAVEWPSVSPNVLAVGGTSLSFSGTGTRSEVSWSGTGGGTSAYIATPAYQSNAVPGMGTVARRTVADVSFNADPSTGQYVAIIPSGSSAASWVSAGGTSLSTPQWAGIIAIANASRALTAKSALGGPHAVLYGQISTVPGAYASAFADITKGSDGTCATCSAKIGYDSLSGLGTPNISNLLTSLSGASMPVTAPVVTPASIAGKVGTALSFTVSATSANPLTYSLSGAPSGMTISNTGAVTWATPVLGTYSVLVTVKDSKTGLSGQAIYTITITAATTTQAPVVNATTILGKAGTALSFSVSVTASNPVTYTMTGAPAGMTISVAGIVSWATPITGNYAVTVIAKDSKTGLSGQGIFTVTISTTSVSGPVITVPTMVGVAGKALSGTIGITDPGATSLSITISGAPMGMSFSMSGMNVIAAWASPVTGSYSLSVSVVDSAGRTAKVAIPITINAK, from the coding sequence ATGAAAAGATCATCCTTTAAACTAAAATCTAATACAAAAAATAGTTCGCTACTGACGATTGGGAGCTTGCTTGTCACGTGCGTAGCAAGCCTGCTCACTGCTTGCGGTGGTGCGAACGACAGCGCATCGACCAATGCGCCCACCAGTGCCCAAAGCTCTATACAAATCGCTCCTTTGGTTGCTACTGGCACTACAACTTTACAAGTCGATGTGCCCAATTTACCTGACGCAGCAGCAATGCAAATTGCGCAGCCAGCGTTTCATCTGGCGCCAGTGCTGCTTAACACGCCTGAGTTTGAGGACAGTGCTGTATCTGCATTGTCAGCGCCTCATACACAAGCGATACCAACAGAATTTAAAAATCTTTCAACACGTCGCTTGACCGTGTCTGCAATGGAGATTGTTAGAGATTTGCATAATCGGAACATGGAAACTCAAACGCAATCACAGCTTCAGTCTACAGTGGATAGCAGCACAGTTAGCCCGGCTGCTGCGACAACTGCGGTATCAACCTATACACCAGCGCAAATTCGCGCAGCCTATGGTTTGCCAGCCATACCAGCGACCACAAATGCGCTGACTCCGGCGCAAGCTGCCCAACTCGGTGCGGGACAAACCATTTATATCGTTGACGCAATGCACGACCCTAATGTCGCCGCGGAACTGACAACATTTAATCAAAAATTTGGCTTGCCCGCTTGTACGACTAAAACGATCTCTGCCACAACGGCACTCCCGCTTGCGACAGCATCGGCCAGTAGCTGCGAATTTGCAGTGGTCTACAACACGGCCAGCGGCACCTTAACGGCGACAGCACCTGCTTATGATTCTGGCTGGGCGACAGAAATCGCTCTCGACGTGCAGTGGGCGCATGCGACAGCACCGCTGGCACGGATTATTTTGATCGAAGCTGTTGATGCTTCACTCAACAGTTTGATCGGTGGCGTGAAATTAGCCAATGCAATGGGGCCGGGCGTGGTCTCAATGAGCTTTGGTGCGACAGAAGGTAATTGGACCGGCTCTGTTGATGCCGCATTTGCTGCCGCGAATATGACATATCTTGCTGCGACAGGTGATTCTGGCGCTGCCGTTGAATGGCCTTCCGTTTCGCCAAATGTGTTGGCGGTTGGCGGTACAAGCTTAAGTTTTTCCGGCACTGGTACGCGCAGTGAGGTGAGTTGGTCTGGCACAGGTGGTGGCACCAGTGCTTATATAGCCACACCAGCTTATCAGTCCAACGCGGTGCCAGGGATGGGAACGGTGGCACGTCGTACAGTTGCCGATGTGTCGTTCAATGCAGATCCCTCTACCGGACAATATGTAGCGATTATTCCTTCAGGCAGTTCTGCTGCGAGTTGGGTCAGTGCTGGTGGTACCAGTTTATCTACCCCGCAGTGGGCTGGCATTATCGCGATCGCCAACGCCTCACGCGCTCTGACTGCGAAATCTGCATTAGGTGGGCCGCATGCAGTTTTATATGGACAAATCTCAACTGTACCCGGCGCTTATGCCAGTGCGTTTGCGGATATCACCAAAGGTTCTGACGGTACTTGCGCCACTTGTAGTGCCAAAATCGGATATGACTCATTGTCTGGTTTAGGCACACCGAATATCAGCAACTTATTAACTAGTTTGTCTGGCGCAAGTATGCCAGTGACTGCGCCGGTAGTGACGCCTGCGAGCATTGCTGGCAAAGTCGGCACGGCATTATCGTTCACGGTATCTGCTACTTCCGCCAACCCATTGACATACAGTTTAAGTGGTGCCCCATCCGGGATGACGATCAGCAATACCGGTGCGGTGACGTGGGCGACGCCAGTACTTGGTACCTACTCAGTATTAGTCACAGTAAAAGATTCTAAAACTGGACTAAGCGGCCAAGCGATCTATACCATCACAATCACTGCCGCGACAACGACTCAAGCGCCCGTAGTCAATGCAACGACTATTTTGGGCAAAGCGGGCACGGCATTGTCGTTTAGCGTGTCGGTCACTGCGTCCAATCCAGTGACTTACACAATGACTGGCGCACCCGCCGGGATGACTATTAGTGTAGCTGGCATCGTGAGCTGGGCAACGCCGATAACAGGCAACTATGCTGTGACTGTGATTGCAAAAGACAGCAAAACCGGATTGAGCGGTCAAGGTATTTTCACCGTAACAATTAGCACGACTAGCGTAAGCGGTCCGGTAATCACAGTGCCAACCATGGTAGGCGTCGCGGGTAAAGCGCTTTCCGGAACGATAGGAATCACAGATCCTGGTGCGACGTCGTTATCCATCACGATCTCTGGTGCACCGATGGGAATGAGTTTTTCTATGAGCGGAATGAACGTGATCGCCGCTTGGGCGAGTCCGGTAACAGGCAGTTATAGTTTGAGCGTGTCCGTTGTTGATTCTGCCGGACGTACTGCAAAAGTAGCGATCCCTATCACTATTAATGCGAAGTAA
- a CDS encoding 2OG-Fe(II) oxygenase, with protein sequence MFAESLGDSFPDFVRLSIAHQINIVEDLVKQGWSQQNIFLSENLTLALAAECQALADIGALKLANVGRGAAQVIRPEIRGDQIQWLKAGQSLACDRYLQIMETVRLALNQALYLGLDDYESHFAFYAPGASYLKHLDRFRDDDRRIVSVVIYLNYRWLPEQGGALRLHPIDKCTEDISPLGSRMVLFLSADMQHEVLPATRDRLSLAGWFRRRA encoded by the coding sequence ATGTTTGCCGAATCACTTGGTGATTCATTCCCTGATTTTGTGCGCCTTAGCATTGCGCATCAAATCAACATTGTTGAAGACTTAGTCAAACAAGGCTGGTCACAACAAAACATTTTTTTGTCTGAAAATTTAACTCTGGCGTTGGCGGCGGAATGTCAAGCATTGGCAGATATTGGCGCGTTAAAATTAGCCAATGTCGGTCGTGGTGCTGCGCAAGTGATCAGGCCAGAGATTCGCGGTGATCAAATCCAATGGCTAAAAGCAGGTCAGTCGCTAGCGTGTGACCGCTATCTGCAAATTATGGAAACAGTGCGGCTTGCTTTAAACCAAGCATTGTATTTGGGGCTGGATGATTATGAGAGCCACTTTGCTTTTTATGCGCCAGGGGCGTCTTACCTCAAACATCTGGACCGGTTTCGTGACGATGATCGCCGGATTGTATCCGTGGTAATTTATCTGAACTATCGTTGGTTGCCGGAGCAGGGCGGTGCTTTACGACTGCATCCCATCGATAAGTGCACAGAGGACATTTCGCCACTCGGCAGCCGCATGGTGCTATTTTTATCGGCTGATATGCAACACGAAGTGCTACCCGCAACGCGTGACCGGCTATCTCTCGCGGGTTGGTTTAGACGACGCGCTTGA
- a CDS encoding YidB family protein: MGLLDSALGMLGGNSDQGNDPKAMLLQAALGMLTNNQSANGQNGQSDQTGSSGLSGLVSAFENAGLGNIVSSWISNGHNLPISADQIKSALGNGQLAQLAEAAGLSHDGAAVHLAEMLPGLVDKLTPNGEVATSGFGELGNMLEQFSSSFLSKA, from the coding sequence ATGGGACTTCTGGATTCAGCATTAGGCATGTTGGGCGGCAACTCGGATCAAGGTAATGATCCCAAAGCGATGTTGCTACAAGCTGCGCTTGGTATGCTTACCAATAATCAATCTGCTAACGGACAAAATGGTCAAAGTGATCAAACTGGCTCGTCGGGCTTATCTGGTTTAGTTAGCGCATTTGAAAACGCCGGCCTCGGCAATATCGTCAGCTCATGGATAAGCAATGGTCATAATTTGCCGATCTCTGCAGACCAAATCAAAAGTGCGCTCGGCAATGGCCAGCTAGCGCAATTGGCAGAAGCAGCAGGTTTATCGCACGACGGTGCAGCGGTACATTTGGCGGAAATGTTGCCCGGTCTGGTAGATAAGCTTACGCCCAACGGTGAAGTAGCCACCTCTGGTTTTGGTGAGTTGGGAAATATGCTGGAGCAATTTTCCAGCTCATTTTTGAGCAAGGCTTGA
- a CDS encoding ankyrin repeat domain-containing protein: MKKIKTIASKIGFSLIAVLFGVSFTAAGIGAGAIPLAKQIIGLWKAQNLVAVQAQIEKLSLEEHDGETRTYQVKAEFSYSYQALGHRSKRINIGGDSNDNIGDYQRDIYRELQRAKDQEQSVTLWVDPDDPEFAVYDRAIRWMRLLFLLPFASLFPAVGIGACWALWKIWRPSAEPVIPVVTVEFAQQHQVPLSSLIIAPEQSGALPMGVFAVFWNLLSWPIAGVALFSSHIGNNPLILIAAIFPLVGIGMILFAVKLWFVRSCIGQPVLVTTRAPEIGLNEWKASIRFIPPLGESLGMLRTPQASYPVRIECQCLYEDSSGEDTSTKTLWSLVVDEVQLAHGTSQTSFMVDFPAQLPASGAADGKNKKIIWKLVVRVFDGDLVFPLLVGFALNESSKIHWQCLLHKSKPLDQLDLTKLAEAASLRNAADRMNPWLGRIFLLFFVAVAGWSLINFLLSVFGPARNEAQSEMAPVQTETYTQLQAKLAEGADPNRRDNDGLTSLMQAAQEKDLAKVQLLLSSGARVDDVTPVVISAAGYRMGNRSALFDAISSDAVEVVGVLLDAGADMRLASNQVWTPMHYAAYVGAVRSMRVLREYGAEIDVPFSEARGSTPLMVAAQYDQLQSIQFLLESGADKTKLDLYGENACGYARYFKKTAAAKALDCD, encoded by the coding sequence ATGAAAAAAATAAAAACAATCGCTTCAAAAATAGGGTTTAGTTTGATTGCTGTGTTATTTGGGGTGAGCTTCACTGCTGCTGGTATTGGAGCAGGTGCGATCCCTTTGGCTAAGCAGATAATTGGTTTGTGGAAAGCACAAAATCTGGTGGCAGTACAGGCGCAGATTGAAAAACTATCCCTGGAAGAGCACGACGGTGAGACCAGAACTTACCAGGTAAAGGCTGAATTTAGTTACAGCTATCAAGCCTTAGGTCACCGCAGCAAGCGCATTAACATCGGCGGCGACAGCAACGATAATATTGGCGACTACCAACGTGATATTTATCGAGAATTGCAACGCGCCAAAGACCAGGAGCAGTCCGTCACGCTCTGGGTCGATCCCGACGATCCTGAGTTTGCCGTCTATGACCGCGCAATTCGCTGGATGCGGTTATTGTTTCTGTTGCCGTTTGCATCGCTGTTCCCTGCTGTGGGGATTGGCGCTTGCTGGGCACTCTGGAAAATCTGGCGGCCTTCGGCTGAACCTGTCATTCCTGTTGTTACAGTAGAATTCGCTCAACAACATCAAGTACCACTTTCTAGCCTGATCATTGCCCCAGAACAAAGCGGTGCGTTGCCAATGGGTGTCTTTGCCGTGTTCTGGAACTTGCTCTCCTGGCCAATCGCTGGGGTGGCATTGTTCTCATCTCATATTGGCAATAATCCACTGATCCTCATCGCCGCTATCTTCCCTCTGGTTGGTATTGGGATGATTCTTTTTGCAGTGAAATTATGGTTTGTCAGAAGCTGCATTGGTCAGCCAGTTTTAGTGACCACCAGAGCGCCGGAAATAGGGTTGAATGAATGGAAAGCGAGCATACGTTTTATACCACCGCTCGGTGAAAGTTTGGGTATGTTACGCACACCGCAAGCAAGTTATCCGGTCAGGATTGAATGCCAGTGTCTTTATGAAGACAGCAGTGGTGAAGATACCAGCACTAAAACCTTGTGGTCACTCGTCGTGGATGAGGTGCAGCTTGCGCATGGAACTTCGCAGACGAGTTTCATGGTCGATTTTCCAGCACAATTGCCAGCCTCAGGTGCTGCGGATGGTAAGAACAAAAAAATTATTTGGAAATTAGTAGTCAGAGTATTTGATGGTGATTTAGTTTTTCCTTTGTTGGTTGGTTTTGCATTGAACGAGTCTTCAAAGATCCACTGGCAATGCCTGCTGCACAAATCAAAACCGCTAGATCAGCTAGATTTGACAAAGCTAGCGGAGGCTGCGTCTTTGCGTAATGCCGCTGATCGCATGAATCCTTGGTTAGGGCGCATCTTTTTATTATTTTTTGTCGCGGTTGCTGGATGGAGTTTGATCAACTTTTTGTTATCGGTGTTTGGTCCTGCTCGTAACGAGGCGCAGTCAGAAATGGCGCCTGTACAAACCGAGACATATACACAATTACAGGCAAAGCTTGCTGAGGGTGCTGATCCAAATCGGCGTGACAACGATGGACTAACCAGCTTGATGCAGGCTGCGCAAGAAAAAGATTTGGCCAAAGTGCAATTATTATTATCGAGTGGCGCACGTGTTGACGATGTGACGCCAGTTGTCATTAGCGCTGCAGGTTACCGAATGGGAAACCGCAGCGCCTTATTTGATGCGATTAGTAGCGACGCGGTTGAAGTGGTCGGTGTTTTACTTGACGCTGGTGCCGACATGCGATTAGCCAGCAATCAGGTCTGGACGCCCATGCATTACGCTGCCTATGTCGGTGCTGTGCGCAGTATGCGTGTATTGCGAGAATATGGCGCTGAGATTGATGTGCCGTTTAGCGAAGCGCGCGGTTCTACCCCATTAATGGTTGCTGCGCAATATGATCAGTTGCAGTCAATCCAATTTTTACTGGAATCTGGTGCCGATAAAACGAAATTAGATTTGTACGGAGAAAATGCATGCGGCTATGCGCGTTATTTTAAAAAAACAGCTGCTGCAAAAGCGCTTGACTGCGATTAA